In Solanum stenotomum isolate F172 unplaced genomic scaffold, ASM1918654v1 scaffold6733, whole genome shotgun sequence, a single genomic region encodes these proteins:
- the LOC125852908 gene encoding chitinase-like protein 1, which translates to MEMRMRMILCLLVIISIIGCIHGDENESFRKQPTKVKTVKDTKMCVKDWECNKLSKFCCNLTITDYLDTDQFELLFTKRNSPVAHAVGFWDYGSFIRASALYQPLGFGTTGGKKMQMKEIAAFLGHVGSRTSCGYGVATGGPLAYGLCYNKEMSPSQDYCDDYFKLTYPCTPGARYYGRGALPIYWNYNYGAIGEALKLNLLDHPEYIEQNATMAFQAAIWRWMNPMKKGQPSAHDAFVGNWKPTKNDTLSKRLPGFGTTMNILYGDGVCGQGDVDAMNNIISHYQYYLDLMGVGREEAGPHEVLNCAEQKPFNPTAAPAAAS; encoded by the exons atggagatgaggatgaggatgatTTTGTGTTTGTTGGTAATAATTTCGATAATTGGTTGTATTCATGGAGATGAGAATGAGTCATTCAGGAAGCAACCCACAAAAGTGAAGACGGTGAAGGATACCAAGATGTGTGTCAAGGATTGGGAGTGTAACAAATTGTCTAAATTTTGTTGTAATTTGACAATAACTGATTATCTCGACACTGACCAATTTGAGCTCCTTTTCACTAAGAGGAACTCACCCGTAGCTCACGCTGTTGGATTCTGGGATTATGGATCTTTCATTAGGGCTTCAGCACTTTACCAGCCTCTTGGATTTGGTACCACCGGTGGTAAGAAAATGCAGATGAAGGAGATTGCTGCTTTCCTTGGACATGTCGGTAGCAGAACTTCTT GTGGTTATGGAGTCGCCACTGGCGGACCACTCGCTTACGGTCTATGCTATAACAAGGAAATGAGTCCCAGCCAAGATTACTGTGATGACTACTTCAAATTAACCTACCCATGCACTCCTGGAGCCAGATATTACGGTCGTGGTGCCTTGCCTATCTACTG gaactACAATTATGGAGCTATTGGTGAAGCCCTCAAGCTTAATCTGTTGGATCATCCCGAATACATTGAACAAAATGCTACCATGGCTTTCCAGGCTGCAATTTGGAGGTGGATGAACCCAATGAAGAAGGGTCAGCCTTCAGCTCATGATGCCTTTGTTGGCAACTGGAAGCCCACAAAAAATGATACTTTGTCTAAACGACTTCCTGGTTTTGGTACCACCATGAATATTCTCTATGGTGATGGTGTTTGTGGCCAAGGTGATGTTGACGCAATGAACAACATCATCTCCCATTACCAGTACTACCTTGACTTGATGGGTGTTGGTCGCGAGGAAGCAGGGCCTCACGAAGTACTCAACTGCGCAGAGCAAAAACCTTTTAACCCAACCGCTGCCCCTGCTGCTGCTTCTTGA